From Pagrus major chromosome 6, Pma_NU_1.0, one genomic window encodes:
- the LOC140998460 gene encoding actin-related protein 2/3 complex subunit 4, with the protein MTATLRPYLNAVRATLQAALCLENFSSQVVERHNKPEVEVRSSKELLLQPVVISRNDKEKVLIEGSINSVRVSIAVKQADEIEKILCHKFMRFMMMRAENFFILRRKPVEGYDISFLITNFHTEQMYKHKLVDFVIHFMEEIDKEISEMKLSVNARARIVAEEFLKNF; encoded by the exons ATG ACAGCGACTCTGCGCCCCTACTTAAACGCTGTGAGGGCCACCCTGCAGGCGGCCCTCTGTCTGGAGAACTTCTCCTCTCAGGTGGTGGAGCGTCACAACAAGCCAGAGGTGGAGGTCAG GAGCAGTAAGGAGCTGCTACTCCAGCCTGTGGTGATCAGCCGTAATGACAAGGAGAAGGTTCTCATTGAGGGATCCATCAACTCTGTCAGAGTCAGCATCGCTGTCAAACAG GCTGATGAGATTGAGAAGATCCTTTGCCACAAGTTCATGCGCTTCATGATGATGAGGGCAGAGAACTTCTTCATTCTGAGGAGGAAACCAGTAGAG GGATATGATATTAGCTTCTTGATCACCAACTTCCACACGGAGCAGATGtacaaacacaagctggtggactTTGTCATCCACTTCATGGAGGAGATCGACAAGGAGATCAGCGAGATGAAACTGTCCGT
- the tada3l gene encoding transcriptional adapter 3 codes for MSELKDCPPLKYYDFKPVEHVKVCPRYTAVLGRSEDDGIGIEELDTLQLELETLLSSASRRLRALEEQRQILTDWQDKKGDKRFLKMGKDPDPAASSRHKPKKQKLDGKGSHGPGPGRPKIKNMQPKVQEYEFTDDPQDIPRTPKNDAPNRFWASVEPYCADITNEEIRLLEELLKPPEDEAEYFKTPALGKHYSQRWAQEDLLEEQREGARANDKKKNLMGGPLSELDAKDVDSLLKKSESQHESPEDGCPFGPLTQRLLQALVEENIISPMEDSPIPDISGKDANDGAGTSPRSQGKAYSVPHTRSLEARIKEELVAQGLLDSEERPGPGGDSEDEVLAELQKRQAELKALSAHNRARKQELLRLAKEEMRKQELRQRVRVSDNEVMEGFRRIMAARQKKRTPTKKEKDQAWKALKERESILKLLDG; via the exons ATGAGTGAGTTAAAGGACTGTCCCCCTCTGAAATACTACGACTTCAAGCCGGTCGAGCATGTGAAGGTGTGTCCCCGCTACACTGCTGTGCTCGGCCGCTCAGAGGACGATGGCATCGGCATTGAGGAGCTGGACACCCTCCAACTGGAGCTGGAGACGCTCCTCTCATCGGCCAGCCGCCGCCTCCGAGCCctggaggagcagagacag ATCCTCACAGACTGGCAGGACAAGAAGGGGGATAAGCGCTTCCTGAAGATGGGGAAAGACCCAGATCCTGCTGCCTCTTCTCGGCACAAACCAAAGAAGCAGAAGTTGGATGGCAAAGGCAGTCACGGTCCAGGTCCTGGCCggcccaaaatcaaaaatatgcaGCCTAAAGTCCAAGAGTATGAATTTACAGACGATCCACAAGACATTCCCCGCACTCCTAAAAATGATGCACCCAACAG attTTGGGCATCAGTCGAGCCATATTGTGCTGACATCACAAATGAAGAGATCCGGTTGCTAGAGGAGCTTCTAAAACCCCCGGAGGATGAAGCAGAGTATTTCAAA ACTCCAGCTCTGGGGAAACACTACTCTCAGCGTTGGGCTCAGGAGGACTtgctggaggagcagagggaaggAGCTCGAGCCAACGACAAGAAAAAGAACCTCATGGGGGGACCGCTGTCTGAGCTGGATGCTAAAG ATGTGGACTCCCTGTTGAAAAAGTCGGAGTCCCAACATGAATCTCCAGAAGACGGATGTCCCTTCGGTCCTCTCACACAGCGTCTGCTCCAGGCCCTTGTAGAG GAAAACATTATATCCCCCATGGAGGATTCTCCTATACCCGACATTTCAGGGAAGGATGCCAATGATGGTGCTGGGACTTCTCCTCGCAGCCAAGGAAAAGCTTATAG TGTTCCTCACACACGTTCTCTGGAGGCTCGGATCAAAGAAGAGCTGGTGGCTCAGGGGCTGCTGGACTCTGAGGAGCGACCCGGGCCAGGAGGAGACTCTGAGGACGAGGTGCTGGCAGAGCTGCAGAAGAGACAAGCAGAGCTCAAAGCCCTCAGTGCTCACAACAGAGCCCGTAAGCAGGAGCTGCTCCG ATTGGCGAAAGAGGAGATGCGCAAGCAGGAGCTGAGGCAGAGAGTCAGGGTGTCTGACAATGAGGTGATGGAGGGATTTCGACGAATCATGGCAGCCAGGCAGAAGAAACGCACTCCGAccaagaaggagaaagaccagGCCTGGAAAGCACTGAAGGAGAGGGAAAGCATCCTCAAGCTGCTGGATGGATAG